In Syntrophomonas wolfei subsp. wolfei str. Goettingen G311, a single window of DNA contains:
- the aroE gene encoding shikimate dehydrogenase: MPLDIKTELMGLIGYPLQHSLSPLMHNLTLKKMGLNCIYLALEIEEGKLPEIPSAIRTLNFRGLNVTIPYKEKIIPFLDELSPEAAAFGAVNVIKNKNGHLHGYNTDGRGFVEALREEGIDPGERALFIGAGGAARSVAFALAGLGVSRLDFLDLDFSRARQLAEFITSRSSSLASAFLMNTLEFQRLSRTASIIINCSPVGMFPDTGKSPVSKEDLRGSRAVLCDLIYNPLQSRFLSLGQELGLETMNGLGMFVQQGALTLEILLGQKPPLDYMKEVVQNQLEKRVDPD; encoded by the coding sequence GTGCCTTTAGATATCAAAACTGAACTTATGGGCTTGATAGGTTATCCCTTGCAGCATAGTCTTTCTCCCCTGATGCACAATCTTACCCTTAAAAAGATGGGCTTAAACTGTATTTATCTAGCACTGGAAATCGAGGAAGGAAAGCTGCCTGAAATTCCTTCCGCTATCCGCACTCTGAATTTTCGAGGATTGAATGTTACCATCCCCTACAAGGAAAAGATTATCCCCTTTTTGGATGAATTATCACCCGAAGCGGCGGCCTTCGGGGCAGTAAATGTGATAAAGAATAAAAACGGGCACCTGCATGGTTATAATACTGATGGCCGGGGATTCGTAGAAGCATTACGGGAAGAAGGAATCGACCCCGGAGAAAGGGCGTTGTTTATTGGAGCCGGAGGGGCAGCCCGCTCGGTGGCCTTTGCTCTGGCTGGTCTTGGTGTAAGCCGCCTGGATTTTTTGGATTTGGATTTCTCCCGGGCCAGGCAACTGGCAGAGTTCATAACCAGCCGCAGCTCAAGTTTAGCTTCAGCTTTCCTAATGAACACGCTTGAATTTCAACGTTTAAGTCGGACGGCCAGCATTATCATTAACTGCTCTCCGGTGGGGATGTTTCCTGATACTGGTAAATCGCCGGTAAGTAAAGAGGATCTGCGGGGAAGCAGGGCCGTCTTGTGCGACCTTATTTATAACCCGCTGCAAAGCCGTTTTTTATCTTTGGGGCAAGAACTGGGGCTTGAAACCATGAACGGACTGGGGATGTTCGTTCAGCAAGGAGCTCTGACCCTGGAAATACTGCTGGGGCAAAAGCCTCCCCTGGACTACATGAAGGAAGTGGTGCAAAATCAGCTCGAAAAAAGGGTTGACCCTGATTGA
- a CDS encoding GspH/FimT family pseudopilin: MTLIELLLVIAILGLVLALAAPEFSTIIQKQRLQSDAQRMSRVLRMARQEAISCGQSQVIYFYTSDTKYKVKNGSTYQLSPGITYLGLTTFAKHDNKAACIFLPSGVPSHAGTVTLENQKGERRYIIVSVAAGRIRVSDKPPLNWE; this comes from the coding sequence TTGACCCTGATTGAACTCCTGCTTGTCATCGCTATTCTTGGCTTGGTCCTGGCCCTGGCCGCTCCGGAATTTTCGACTATTATACAAAAGCAGCGGCTGCAAAGTGATGCCCAAAGAATGTCCCGGGTGCTGCGCATGGCGCGGCAGGAAGCCATAAGCTGCGGGCAATCGCAAGTGATATACTTTTATACCAGTGATACCAAATATAAAGTTAAAAATGGCTCCACCTATCAATTAAGCCCGGGTATTACATATTTGGGCCTGACCACTTTTGCCAAGCATGATAACAAAGCAGCCTGTATTTTCTTGCCTTCAGGAGTACCTTCTCACGCAGGAACGGTAACCCTGGAAAACCAAAAAGGGGAAAGACGCTATATTATAGTAAGCGTGGCTGCGGGGAGGATTAGGGTTTCCGATAAACCTCCATTAAACTGGGAATGA